The Drosophila biarmipes strain raj3 chromosome 2L, RU_DBia_V1.1, whole genome shotgun sequence genome has a window encoding:
- the LOC108036701 gene encoding adenylyl cyclase X E isoform X4, translating to MRIGVHSGNLFAGVIGEAKLQFDIWGLDVTIANVLESTGVAGFVHISGATLSNLSEQRYVIEDGPEKARNHPLLSKHRITTYIIREDLQKDAEESEENFGELHAISLSDLGGRPRLSDNTNESLKEIFHAELREEFRKMPVSAFNPKTLYGIYRRREEVNIPLYHQLTICLKYLDPDLEKAYLKQTDYMFKYSMLLGLCVGYCLVYIEIMDTKIICPTCMILPAIVIIVQTVLTFVAWYKKMCWKRFGNEPHSYSRISCIIFRVHEKIIGSMIIRIIIYLFLVVSGFSVMCLIVMTCNREEFEMAYIEERLFHYEQELMICFQPWVATNMVSLMICLTFTFAHISLALKTAMAVLETVGYLVMIFFQYEFVFHHSVTTNPGFRAEYAHALLICITLLTMVVKERQLEFTNKINFHWRVELRKKEADANLTNHSITIILNNILPSHIVDVYVNSLAKHELYYENYQMVSVMFAMLMNFEMDLRSLRVLNEIIAEFDMLLLFYKEYYSVEKIKIVGCTYMAACGLNLNFAGSTSKTAKNDSTTERVSQRLLFTQDEKEREEVVFVMVSYALDMMRTLAKCNKAYQGIPGDRSITDGSMAIGISSGEVMAGIVGASQPHYDIWGNPVNMASRMETTGLPGNIQVTEESAKILQEFGIACQYRGLTFVKGRGEIPTFLVGIDDNLNFITTAPTRSPSHVERSTVISLHTTYSHPDVLDDISELGSAFVSRHALEDN from the exons ATGCGCATTGGAGTTCATTCGGGAAATCTGTTCGCTGGAGTCATTGGAGAAGCCAAGCTTCAGTTTGATATATGGG GATTGGACGTCACCATTGCCAATGTTCTGGAATCCACTGGAGTGGCGGGATTCGTGCACATCAGTGGTGCAACCTTGAGTAATTTGAGCGAACAGCGCTATGTTATTGAAGACGGTCCTGAAAAAGCAAGGAACCATCCTCTTCTGAGTAAACACCGGATAACTACGTACATAATTCGTGAAGACTTGCAAAAGGACGCAGAGGAAAGTGAAGAGAACTTTGGCGAACTTCACGCGATCTCCCTCTCTGATTTAGGAGGAAGGCCGAGGCTAAGTGATAATACTAATGAAAGCCTGAAAGAGATCTTCCATGCAGAGTTGCGAGAAGAGTTCCGAAAAATGCCAGTCAGTGCGTTCAA TCCCAAAACCCTGTACGGCATATATCGGCGAAGGGAAGAAGTGAATATCCCATTGTATCACCAGCTTACCATTTGCCTAAAATACCTCGACCCTGATTTGGAGAAAGCCTACCTGAAGCAAACCGACTACATGTTCAAGTACAGCATGCTCCTGGGGTTGTGCGTCGGATACTGCCTGGTGTACATAGAAATCATGGACACTAAAATCATATGCCCCACTTGCATGATCTTGCCCGCCATCGTGATTATAGTGCAGACCGTTCTGACCTTCGTCGCCTGGTACAAGAAGATGTGCTGGAAGCGGTTTGGCAACGAGCCCCATAGCTACAGTCGAATTAGCTGCATTATTTTTCGGGTGCACGAGAAGATCATAGGGAGTATGATCATTCGCATAATCATATACCTCTTCCTAGTTGTATCGGGCTTTTCCGTCATGTGCCTTATTGTG ATGACCTGCAATCGCGAAGAGTTTGAGATGGCTTATATTGAGGAGAGGCTCTTTCACTATGAGCAGGAGTTAATGATATGCTTCCAGCCCTGGGTTGCGACCAACATGGTCTCCCTGATGATTTGCTTGACCTTCACATTCGCCCACATTTCTCTGGCACTAAAGACTGCAATGGCCGTTCTAGAGACGGTCGGGTATTTGGTGATGATTTTCTTCCAGTACGAGTTCGTCTTCCACCACAGCGTGACGACTAACCCAGGTTTTCGCGCCGAGTACGCACATGCCCTGCTTATATGCATTACCCTACTAACAATGGTTGTGAAGGAGCGCCAACTTGAGTTCACCAACAAAATTAACTTCCA CTGGCGCGTGGAGTTGAGGAAGAAGGAGGCTGACGCCAACTTGACCAATCACTCGATTACAATTATCCTTAACAACATTCTTCCCTCTCACATCG tcGACGTTTACGTGAATTCTTTGGCCAAGCACGAGCTTTACTATGAAAATTATCAAATGGTTTCCGTCATGTTTGCCATGcttatgaatttcgaaatggATCTGAGAAGCCTGCGGGTGCTGAATGAAATTATAGCAGAGTTCGATATGTTG CTGTTATTCTACAAGGAATATTACTCGGTTGAAAAGATCAAAATAGTCGGATGCACATATATGGCAGCCTGTGGACTGAACCTGAACTTTGCGGGTTCCACTAGTAAAACGGCGAAGAATGACAGCACAACTG AAAGGGTTAGTCAAAGACTGCTGTTCACGCAGGACGAGAAGGAACGCGAGGAAGTGGTCTTTGTGATGGTCTCCTACGCTCTGGACATGATGCGCACGCTGGCGAAGTGCAATAAGGCCTACCAAGGAATTCCAGGGGACCGGAGTATTACGGACGGATCGATGGCCATCGGCATTTCGAGCGGGGAGGTTATGGCCGGCATAGTGGGCGCTTCGCAGCCGCACTACGACATCTGGGGCAACCCGGTCAACATGGCCTCCAGGATGGAGACGACTGGGTTACCGGGCAACATCCAGGTGACGGAGGAGTCTGCCAAAATCCTCCAGGAATTCGGCATCGCCTGCCAGTATCGAGGCCTGACTTTTGTAAAGGGGCGTGGAGAGATACCGACCTTTTTAGTGGGGATTGATGACAACCTCAACTTTATCACTACGGCGCCAACTCGATCTCCCAGTCACGTGGAGCGCAGTACGGTCATATCTTTGCATACCACCTACTCTCACCCCGATGTTTTGGATGATATCAGTGAACTTGGTAGCGCTTTTGTTTCCAGACACGCTTTAGAAGATAATTAA